The Coffea arabica cultivar ET-39 chromosome 9e, Coffea Arabica ET-39 HiFi, whole genome shotgun sequence genome has a window encoding:
- the LOC113710339 gene encoding ATP-dependent RNA helicase DEAH12, chloroplastic-like: MEEQRVYSKRAPENLANNLKVEEDEEEFRSCCEDEDELRERENSVKEASETIDLDEYSVRMYFKGISVAAPGESGSGFSGIGVVMERSANAAPIQVQKKLDFYVAESVANYLALMDGLVEAKENKIRKVFAFTDSKILHDQVMHGERLEDPLLMALKQRILEHTCDLEAFTLDFVPRININALGLAQVAVGVIAFPAEGNQSTQSCSICCDEKLASMMMTMKCSHKFCSHCMKQYVEDKIQFSQVPVRCPQLKCKYYLSATECKTFLPVISYQSLEKALADANILNSDSMYCPYPNCSVLLDPNECSSSRASSSSNSENSCVECPVCQRFICVDCGVPWHSSTTCEEYQSLPLEERDASDITLCHPAQNKRWRRCGQCHRMIELMHGRYRMRCWCGHEFCYSCGSNYCHGQQTCQCTFWDEDYSEDLVNHPPQEFEQWAWDSFEPLPLMMDAYSDQERSQLALIQRFLAGGFSLTDSQPDQSPPRCTDTYAETMKNLHQLPWLERFVSVISDDFYEDYFQ; this comes from the exons ATGGAGGAACAAAGAGTTTATAGCAAAAGGGCACCTGAAAATTTAGCTAACAATTTGAAGGTAGAAGAGGATGAAGAAGAGTTTCGAAGCTGTtgtgaagatgaagatgaattGAGGGAGAGGGAGAACTCGGTAAAGGAGGCTTCTGAAACCATTGATCTTGATGAATATTCTGTGAGAATGTATTTCAAGGGTATATCAGTTGCTGCTCCTGGAGAATCTGGTTCTGGATTTTCTGGAATTGGGGTGGTTATGGAGAGGTCTGCAAATGCTGCTCCTATTCAAGTGCAGAAAAAGCTTGATTTTTATGTTGCAGAATCTGTGGCCAATTATTTAGCTTTAATGGATGGTTTAGTAGAAGCTAAAGAGAACAAGATTAGGAAGGTATTTGCCTTCACAGATTCCAAGATTCTTCATGATCAG GTTATGCATGGTGAGAGACTTGAGGATCCACTTCTAATGGCACTGAAGCAAAGGATCCTGGAACACACCTGTGATTTGGAAGCATTCACACTTGATTTTGTTCCCAGAATTAACATTAATGCTTTAGGATTAGCCCAAGTAGCTGTTGGTGTTATTGCTTTTCCTGCTGAGGGTAACCAATCGACACAGAGTTGCTCAATATGTTGTGACGAGAAGCTTGCTTCGATGATGATGACAATGAAATGTTCCCACAAATTCTGTTCTCACTGCATGAAACAATATGTTGAGGATAAGATACAATTTAGTCAAGTCCCAGTTAGATGTCCTCAACTGAAATGCAAATACTACCTTTCTGCTACTGAATGTAAAACTTTTCTGCCTGTCATCTCCTATCAATCTTTGGAGAAAGCTCTTGCAGATGCAAATATTCTGAACTCCGATAGCATGTATTGCCCTTATCCTAATTGTTCAGTCCTACTTGATCCTAATGAATGCTCGTCATCTAGGGCAAGTTCATCAAGTAACTCAGAGAACAGTTGTGTGGAATGCCCCGTTTGTCAGAGGTTTATCTGTGTGGATTGTGGGGTCCCTTGGCATTCGTCAACAACCTGTGAAGAGTATCAGAGTCTTCCACTGGAGGAGAGGGATGCAAGTGATATCACTTTATGTCATCCGGCTCAGAATAAGAGGTGGAGACGCTGCGGACAGTGTCATAGGATGATTGAGCTCATGCATGGGCGCTACCGTATGAGATGTTG GTGTGGGCATGAGTTCTGTTATTCATGTGGTTCCAATTACTGTCATGGACAGCAAACATGTCAATGTACATTTTGGGATGAAGATTATTCTGAAGATTTGGTAAATCATCCACCACAAGAATTCGAACAATGGGCTTGGGACTCATTTGAGCCACTGCCATTGATGATGGATGCATATTCAGATCAAGAGAGATCACAGCTGGCACTGATTCAGAGGTTTCTCGCTGGAGGTTTTAGTCTAACTGATTCCCAACCTGACCAATCCCCACCGCGCTGTACAGATACCTATGCTGAAACCATGAAGAATCTCCATCAGCTTCCATGGCTTGAAAGATTTGTTTCTGTCATAAGTGATGATTTCTATGAAGACTATTTCCAATGA
- the LOC113709504 gene encoding probable zinc transporter 10, translating into MATKLSKLISIFFILLSFSTTQVLSVVSEECEADSEDSCNNKSKALPLKIIAIVSILVTSMIGVCLPLVTRSVPALSPDKSLFVIVKSFAAGIILATGFMHVLPDSFDMLSSSCLKENPWHKFPFSGFVAMLSAILTLMVDSLATSFYSKQNKGGIVIPEGGAAAAQGDQEMAAGNLHGHHHGSISMKDGVEGAQLLRYRVIAMVLELGIIVHSIVIGISLGASNNTCSIKGLVAALCFHQMFEGMGLGGCILQAEYKLLKKAVMAFFFSVTTPFGIALGIGLASTYKENSPRALITVGLLNASSAGLLIYMALVDLLASDFMGPKLQGSVKLQIKSYMAVLLGAGGMSLMAKWA; encoded by the exons ATGGCCACTAAGCTCTCTAAGCTCATCTCCATTTTCTTCATCCTCCTCTCTTTCTCAACGACACAAGTCCTTTCAGTCGTCTCAGAAGAATGCGAAGCAGACTCAGAAGACTCATGTAACAATAAATCAAAGGCATTGCCCCTAAAAATCATAGCCATTGTTTCCATCCTTGTCACTAGCATGATAGGAGTCTGCTTGCCCCTTGTTACACGTTCAGTTCCAGCTCTAAGCCCTGATAAAAGCTTATTTGTGATCGTAAAATCTTTCGCGGCTGGAATTATTCTTGCAACTGGATTCATGCATGTTTTGCCTGATTCATTCGACATGTTAAGTTCCAGCTGCTTGAAAGAAAATCCGTGGCACAAATTTCCCTTTTCCGGATTTGTTGCAATGCTTTCTGCTATTCTAACTCTTATGGTGGATTCATTGGCTACTAGTTTCTATAGTAAGCAAAATAAAGGTGGAATTGTGATTCCTGAGGGTGGTGCTGCTGctgctcaaggagaccaagaGATGGCCGCGGGGAATCTCCATGGCCACCACCATGGATCTATTAGTATGAAAGATGGAGTTGAAGGAGCTCAGCTTCTGCGTTATAGAGTGATTGCCATG GTTTTAGAGCTCGGAATCATAGTTCATTCTATTGTGATTGGTATTTCTCTTGGAGCCTCCAACAACACTTGCTCAATAAAAGGACTAGTGGCAGCCCTTTGCTTTCATCAAATGTTTGAAGGCATGGGACTTGGTGGCTGTATTCTCCAG GCTGAATATAAGCTTCTGAAGAAGGCCGTGATGGCATTCTTTTTCTCTGTAACGACTCCATTCGGAATTGCACTAGGAATAGGTCTAGCAAGCACCTACAAAGAAAACAGCCCCCGTGCATTAATCACAGTGGGGCTGCTGAATGCCTCGTCTGCTGGGCTTTTGATATATATGGCATTGGTGGATTTGTTGGCATCAGATTTCATGGGCCCAAAGCTGCAAGGCAGCGTCAAGCTACAGATCAAGTCCTACATGGCTGTGCTTTTGGGCGCTGGTGGGATGTCTCTCATGGCTAAATGGGCCTAA
- the LOC113709360 gene encoding fe(2+) transport protein 1: protein MKCTKFLAISLLLLSSFAIPIFCASNTTTTAPPPPPPQCGEAKVTGCHNRAEALKLKLVAIFAILVTSMIGICLPLFSRSVPSLQPDKNMFVLVKAFASGVILATGYMHVMPDSFDCLRSQCLPEKPWRKFPFTTFVAMLSALVTLMIDSFSMSYYKKCIADQSSSKDVKDGGLESQHIGHGHRNLEAADDDDSAASQLLRYRVVAQVLEVGIVVHSVVIGLSMGASDNPCTIRPLVAALCFHQLFEGMGLGGCILQAEYGAKMKAIMVFFFSSTTPFGIALGIALSNVYSDDSPTALIVVGLLDACSAGLLNYMALVDLLASDFLGKKLQNSMMLQVWAYVAVLLGAGGMSLMAKWA, encoded by the exons atgaaatgcacaaaaTTTCTTGCAATCTCTCTTCTCCTACTCTCCTCATTTGCTATACCAATATTTTGTGCATCAAACACCACCACCACCGCACCGCCGCCTCCTCCACCACAATGCGGTGAGGCGAAAGTGACTGGATGTCACAACAGGGCCGAGGCCTTAAAGCTCAAGTTGGTGGCAATTTTTGCAATACTGGTGACTAGCATGATAGGAATTTGTCTGCCATTATTTTCTCGGTCAGTTCCATCTCTTCAGCCTGATAAAAATATGTTCGTTTTGGTTAAGGCATTTGCATCAGGAGTTATCCTAGCAACTGGCTACATGCATGTCATGCCGGACTCCTTTGATTGTCTAAGATCACAATGTTTACCGGAAAAACCTTGGAGAAAATTCCCTTTTACTACTTTTGTAGCTATGCTTTCAGCTTTAGTGACTCTTATGATTGATTCATTTTCCATGAGTTACTATAAGAAATGCATTGCTGATCAAAGTTCTTCAAAAGATGTCAAGGACGGAGGTTTGGAATCACAACATATTGGGCACGGTCATAGAAATCTTGAAGCTGCCGATGATGATGATTCTGCTGCATCCCAATTGCTACGTTATCGTGTTGTTGCTCAG GTTTTGGAAGTCGGGATTGTGGTACACTCTGTAGTAATTGGATTGTCAATGGGCGCTTCAGATAATCCATGCACAATCAGACCATTAGTAGCTGCTCTTTGCTTTCATCAGCTCTTTGAAGGAATGGGTCTAGGAGGTTGCATATTGCAG GCTGAGTATGGAGCTAAAATGAAAGCCATCATGGTGTTCTTTTTCTCGTCCACAACCCCATTTGGGATTGCACTAGGAATTGCTTTGTCCAATGTGTACAGTGATGACAGTCCAACAGCACTAATTGTGGTGGGATTGCTGGATGCATGTTCTGCTGGATTGCTGAATTATATGGCATTGGTGGATCTTTTAGCCTCTGATTTTCTGGGGAAGAAGCTACAAAACAGCATGATGCTTCAAGTCTGGGCTTATGTAGCAGTTTTACTAGGGGCTGGAGGGATGTCTTTGATGGCAAAATGGGCATAG